Proteins encoded within one genomic window of Aquamicrobium lusatiense:
- a CDS encoding aldehyde dehydrogenase family protein, with translation MTETVKLISPIDGSVYAERSVATDQALNAAVERARAAQSGWAQVSVAERGKYMLAMLEALFSMTDEVVPEIAWQMGRPVRYGGEFGGVRERASYMIEIAEQALKPVAAANPKDGFRRYVKKEPLGVVMVIAPWNYPYLTAVNTIVPALMAGSTVILKHAAQTLLVGERFAKAFEMAGLPKGVFQNVVLNHGQTEKLLGSGKIDHVNFTGSVGGGRAIEKAAAGTFMTLGLELGGKDPAYVLPDASIENAVASLVDGAFFNSGQCCCGIERVYVHEKVYDQFVEGFIAETKNYVVGNPLEQSTTLGPMAHARFADLIREQKAEALRKGAVAHINMKVDGDVAGSPYIGPEVLTNVDHQMSVMREESFGPIVGIMKVRNDEEAIALMNDSPYGLTASIWTSDTEHAISIGDRVETGTVFMNRCDYLDPALVWTGVKDTGKGAALSAIGYDNLTRPKSYHLKEKI, from the coding sequence ATGACCGAAACGGTCAAGCTCATCTCTCCGATCGACGGCTCGGTCTACGCCGAACGATCGGTCGCGACCGATCAGGCGCTCAACGCTGCCGTCGAGCGCGCCCGCGCTGCCCAGTCCGGCTGGGCGCAGGTATCAGTCGCCGAGCGCGGCAAATACATGCTCGCCATGCTGGAAGCGCTTTTCTCCATGACCGACGAGGTCGTGCCGGAAATCGCGTGGCAGATGGGCCGTCCGGTTCGCTATGGCGGCGAATTCGGCGGCGTGCGCGAGCGCGCTTCCTATATGATCGAAATTGCCGAACAGGCCCTGAAGCCGGTCGCCGCAGCCAATCCGAAGGACGGTTTCCGCCGCTATGTGAAGAAGGAGCCGCTGGGCGTGGTGATGGTCATCGCGCCGTGGAACTATCCTTATCTCACGGCGGTCAACACCATCGTTCCGGCACTGATGGCCGGCTCGACGGTGATCCTCAAGCACGCGGCCCAGACGCTGCTGGTGGGCGAGCGCTTCGCCAAAGCCTTCGAGATGGCCGGTCTGCCGAAGGGCGTGTTCCAGAACGTCGTGCTCAACCACGGCCAGACCGAGAAGCTGCTCGGTTCCGGCAAGATCGACCATGTCAACTTCACCGGATCGGTGGGGGGAGGGCGTGCCATCGAAAAGGCAGCCGCCGGCACCTTCATGACGCTCGGCCTCGAGCTCGGCGGCAAGGATCCCGCCTATGTGCTGCCGGATGCGAGCATAGAAAATGCGGTCGCCAGCCTTGTCGACGGCGCGTTCTTCAATTCGGGGCAGTGCTGCTGCGGCATCGAGCGCGTCTATGTGCACGAGAAGGTCTATGACCAGTTCGTGGAAGGCTTCATTGCCGAGACGAAGAATTATGTGGTGGGCAATCCGCTGGAGCAGTCCACGACGCTCGGGCCGATGGCGCATGCGCGCTTTGCCGACCTGATCCGCGAGCAGAAGGCCGAAGCCCTGCGCAAGGGCGCGGTTGCGCATATCAACATGAAGGTCGACGGCGACGTCGCCGGTTCGCCCTATATCGGGCCGGAAGTGCTCACCAATGTCGATCACCAGATGAGCGTTATGCGCGAAGAGAGCTTTGGCCCTATCGTCGGCATCATGAAGGTGCGCAATGACGAAGAGGCCATCGCGCTGATGAACGACAGCCCGTATGGTCTCACGGCCTCGATCTGGACCAGCGATACAGAGCACGCGATTTCGATCGGCGACCGGGTCGAAACCGGCACCGTCTTCATGAACCGCTGCGACTATCTCGATCCGGCGCTGGTGTGGACCGGCGTGAAGGACACCGGCAAGGGCGCGGCATTGTCGGCCATCGGCTACGACAACCTGACACGCCCGAAGAGCTACCATCTGAAGGAAAAGATCTGA
- a CDS encoding glutamine synthetase family protein, whose translation MAGKLSFDQLKSAVASGEIDTVLTASVDMQGRLIGKRFVAQFFVDSAYEETHGCNYLMADDIDMEPVPGYKAASWSKGYGDFVMKPDLSTIRPVPWLEKTALVICDAQDHHTREDLPHSPRGILRRQLKRLEERGYIAYFASELEFFLFSETYATARDKYWQKLDTASPYIGDYLIDITSKEEGYMRRLRNELSAAGIPIECSKGEWGPGQEEINGRYAEALEMADRHVFMKNGAKEIAHQEGKAVTFMAKYNYDLAGNSSHIHNSVWSADGKTPLFFDKNAPWTLSELGRQWSAGQIKYAREYTYFLAPYINSYKRFQAGTFAPTKIMWSEDNRTAGFRLCGEGSKAIRMECRIGGADLNPYLAFAALIAAGLAGLDEKLELQKPFVGDAYQASRLPEIPKTLRDATETLNKSKLLRQAFGDDVVEHYVHTARWEQMEYDRRITDWELHRGFERY comes from the coding sequence ATGGCCGGAAAACTTTCGTTCGATCAATTGAAGAGCGCAGTCGCCTCGGGCGAAATCGATACCGTTCTGACGGCATCTGTCGACATGCAGGGGCGTCTCATCGGCAAGCGCTTCGTGGCGCAGTTCTTCGTCGATTCCGCCTATGAAGAGACGCATGGCTGCAACTATCTGATGGCAGACGACATCGATATGGAGCCGGTGCCCGGCTACAAGGCGGCAAGCTGGTCGAAGGGCTATGGCGACTTCGTCATGAAGCCCGACCTGTCGACCATCCGCCCCGTGCCATGGCTGGAAAAGACGGCGCTGGTGATCTGCGACGCGCAGGATCACCATACCCGCGAGGATCTGCCGCATTCGCCGCGCGGCATTCTGCGCCGCCAGCTCAAGAGGTTGGAGGAGCGCGGCTACATCGCCTATTTCGCCTCCGAGCTGGAATTCTTCCTGTTTTCGGAAACCTATGCGACTGCCCGTGACAAGTACTGGCAGAAGCTCGACACGGCCTCTCCCTATATCGGTGACTATCTGATCGATATCACCTCCAAGGAAGAGGGGTATATGCGGCGGCTGCGCAATGAGCTGAGCGCGGCGGGCATCCCGATCGAGTGTTCCAAGGGCGAATGGGGGCCAGGCCAGGAGGAAATCAACGGCCGCTATGCCGAAGCGCTCGAAATGGCCGACCGCCATGTCTTCATGAAGAACGGGGCCAAGGAGATCGCCCATCAGGAAGGCAAGGCCGTGACCTTCATGGCCAAGTACAATTACGATCTTGCCGGCAATTCCAGCCACATCCACAATTCGGTGTGGAGCGCCGACGGCAAGACGCCGCTGTTCTTCGACAAGAACGCACCGTGGACATTGTCCGAACTCGGTCGCCAGTGGTCGGCCGGCCAGATCAAATACGCACGCGAGTATACCTATTTCCTCGCGCCCTACATCAACTCCTACAAGCGTTTTCAGGCCGGCACCTTCGCGCCGACCAAGATCATGTGGTCGGAAGACAACCGCACCGCCGGCTTCCGCCTGTGCGGCGAGGGCAGCAAGGCGATCCGCATGGAATGCCGGATCGGCGGCGCGGACCTCAATCCCTATCTGGCATTCGCTGCGCTCATCGCCGCCGGCCTTGCCGGTCTCGACGAGAAGCTGGAACTGCAGAAGCCGTTCGTGGGCGACGCCTATCAGGCCTCCAGACTTCCCGAAATTCCCAAGACATTGCGCGACGCGACCGAGACCCTGAACAAGTCGAAGCTGCTGCGGCAGGCCTTCGGCGACGATGTGGTGGAGCATTATGTCCATACGGCCCGCTGGGAGCAGATGGAGTATGACCGGCGCATCACCGACTGGGAACTGCATCGCGGTTTCGAGCGCTACTGA
- a CDS encoding TRAP transporter substrate-binding protein, translated as MTDSKKTISKRDFLRKSVLTGAGAVGATALATPYVKAQAPIKWRLQTYAGPALADHVCKPAIDAFNKAANGEMVIEMYTADQLVPQGELFRAVQTGTIDAAQSDDDSMASPVDVAVFGAYFPFASRYSLDVPVLWNWYGLKEIWEEAYGEVPGVTWLSAGAWDPCNFATTKPIRSVADLKGLRVYTFPTGGQFISRLGVVPVTLPWEDIEVALQTGEIDGIAWCGATETYTVGWADVTKYYLTNNISGAWSGSFFANTDKWNAVPDHLKTLFNLAMDSSHYYRQHWYWWGEAHYRTTGGKLELTTIPEEEWKGVEDMAMEFWDEIAAKSERNAKVVEILKKYQDTMRKAGAPYRYG; from the coding sequence ATGACCGACAGCAAGAAGACCATCAGCAAGCGCGATTTCCTGCGCAAATCCGTTCTGACAGGGGCTGGCGCCGTGGGCGCCACGGCACTTGCCACCCCCTATGTGAAGGCGCAGGCGCCGATCAAGTGGCGCCTCCAGACCTATGCCGGCCCGGCGCTTGCCGACCACGTCTGCAAGCCGGCCATCGACGCGTTCAACAAGGCGGCCAATGGCGAGATGGTGATCGAGATGTACACCGCCGACCAGCTCGTGCCGCAGGGCGAACTGTTTCGCGCCGTGCAGACTGGCACCATCGACGCCGCCCAGAGCGACGATGATTCCATGGCGTCGCCCGTGGATGTCGCCGTGTTCGGCGCCTACTTCCCATTCGCCTCGCGTTACAGCCTCGACGTTCCGGTGCTGTGGAACTGGTATGGCCTGAAGGAGATCTGGGAAGAAGCCTATGGCGAGGTCCCCGGCGTGACCTGGCTCAGCGCCGGCGCATGGGATCCGTGCAACTTCGCCACCACCAAGCCGATCCGCTCGGTGGCGGACCTGAAGGGCCTGCGTGTCTACACCTTCCCGACCGGCGGCCAGTTCATCTCGCGCCTTGGCGTGGTGCCGGTTACCCTGCCGTGGGAAGACATCGAAGTCGCGCTCCAGACCGGCGAGATCGACGGTATCGCATGGTGCGGCGCCACCGAAACCTACACGGTGGGCTGGGCGGATGTCACCAAATACTATCTCACCAACAACATCTCGGGCGCATGGTCAGGCTCGTTCTTCGCCAACACCGACAAATGGAACGCGGTGCCCGATCATCTCAAGACGCTGTTCAATCTGGCGATGGATTCCTCGCACTATTATCGCCAGCACTGGTACTGGTGGGGCGAGGCGCACTACCGCACCACCGGCGGCAAGCTCGAACTCACCACCATTCCCGAAGAGGAGTGGAAGGGCGTCGAGGACATGGCGATGGAGTTCTGGGACGAAATCGCCGCCAAGAGCGAGCGCAACGCCAAGGTCGTTGAAATCCTGAAAAAGTATCAGGACACGATGCGCAAGGCCGGCGCACCTTATCGCTACGGCTGA
- a CDS encoding TRAP transporter large permease, with amino-acid sequence MSSELITLFMFASMLLLMATGQRVFGVIGAVGAGAALWLWGDGAAEMPFNAAFQVLNWYPLITVPFFVFMGYMLSESGIATNLYRMFHVWFGSVRGGLAIGTMGLMIIISMVNGLSVAGMAIGATVALPELLRRGYDKTMITGVIQGGSSLGIMGPPSVVLILYAMIARQPVLQLWLAGIGPFILMAIIFTAYIYIRCRLQPEMGPALSKEELSQITMREKLVLLRAGLLPFGLFATIMGLFLTGTTSLVETSMVGALLALLAALFTGRLTKSVMEETTRNTLSVSAMFLWIILGALCFSAVYDGLGAIKAIENLLLHTWELSPWGVLSMMLFSFIILGMFLDDTAMLVIVAPLYIPLVKALGFDLIWFGILYTITCQIAYIVPPFGYNLFLMRAMAPPEITIVDIYKSIIPFFFMMVLTMIIIMIFPDIAMWLPETYMGKR; translated from the coding sequence ATGAGTTCGGAACTGATCACCCTTTTCATGTTCGCGTCCATGCTGCTGCTCATGGCGACGGGGCAGCGCGTGTTCGGAGTCATCGGCGCGGTGGGCGCCGGTGCGGCACTGTGGCTGTGGGGCGATGGCGCGGCCGAAATGCCGTTCAATGCGGCTTTCCAGGTGCTCAACTGGTATCCGCTGATCACCGTGCCGTTCTTCGTCTTCATGGGCTACATGCTCTCGGAATCCGGCATCGCCACCAATCTCTACCGCATGTTCCATGTCTGGTTCGGGTCTGTGCGCGGCGGTCTTGCCATTGGCACCATGGGCCTGATGATCATCATTTCGATGGTCAACGGCCTGTCGGTGGCGGGCATGGCCATAGGAGCGACGGTGGCGCTGCCGGAACTGCTGCGCCGCGGCTACGACAAGACGATGATCACGGGCGTCATTCAGGGCGGCTCGTCGCTCGGCATCATGGGGCCGCCTTCGGTGGTGCTCATCCTCTATGCGATGATCGCGCGCCAGCCGGTTCTGCAACTGTGGCTTGCCGGCATCGGGCCGTTCATCCTGATGGCGATCATCTTCACCGCCTACATCTATATACGCTGCCGCCTGCAGCCCGAGATGGGACCAGCGCTCTCGAAGGAGGAACTCAGCCAGATCACCATGCGCGAGAAGCTGGTTCTGCTGCGCGCGGGCCTGCTGCCTTTCGGCCTGTTCGCCACGATCATGGGCCTGTTCCTCACCGGCACCACCAGTCTGGTTGAAACCTCGATGGTCGGTGCGCTTCTGGCGCTGCTGGCCGCGCTGTTCACCGGGCGCCTGACGAAGAGCGTGATGGAGGAGACGACGCGCAACACGCTGTCGGTCTCGGCGATGTTCCTGTGGATCATCCTTGGCGCGTTGTGCTTCAGTGCCGTCTACGACGGTCTGGGGGCCATCAAGGCGATCGAGAACCTGCTGCTTCACACCTGGGAGCTGAGCCCGTGGGGCGTGTTGTCGATGATGCTGTTTTCCTTCATCATCCTTGGCATGTTCCTCGACGACACCGCGATGCTGGTCATCGTCGCGCCGCTCTACATTCCGCTGGTCAAGGCGCTCGGTTTCGATCTGATCTGGTTCGGCATTCTTTATACGATCACCTGTCAGATCGCCTATATCGTGCCGCCCTTCGGCTACAATCTGTTCCTGATGCGCGCCATGGCGCCGCCGGAAATCACCATTGTCGACATCTACAAGTCGATCATTCCGTTCTTCTTCATGATGGTGTTGACGATGATCATTATCATGATCTTCCCGGACATCGCGATGTGGTTGCCTGAGACCTACATGGGCAAGCGCTGA
- a CDS encoding TRAP transporter small permease subunit has product MPEPIRLYVRWVDAIGYRVGRFAMYLIFPMGAILLYSTVMRVVFGYPVNWVMEMSQFMLSAYYLLGGAYSLQIDAHVRMDLFYGMMSPRRRAMTDAFTILFVIFYLAVLFRAGMSSTEYAITYGQKNYTAWAPPLWPIKTIMTFGIFLMLLQSISTFFKNVAEARGKPLT; this is encoded by the coding sequence ATGCCTGAACCCATCAGGCTCTACGTTCGCTGGGTCGATGCGATCGGCTATCGGGTCGGTCGTTTCGCGATGTATCTGATCTTTCCGATGGGCGCGATACTGCTCTACTCGACGGTCATGCGCGTCGTCTTCGGCTACCCGGTCAACTGGGTCATGGAGATGTCGCAGTTCATGCTGTCGGCATATTATCTGCTGGGCGGAGCCTATTCCCTGCAGATCGATGCGCATGTGCGCATGGACCTGTTCTACGGCATGATGTCGCCGCGCCGCCGTGCGATGACCGATGCTTTCACCATTCTTTTCGTCATCTTCTATCTGGCGGTGCTGTTCCGTGCGGGCATGTCGTCCACGGAATATGCCATCACCTACGGCCAGAAGAATTACACGGCCTGGGCGCCGCCTCTGTGGCCGATCAAGACGATCATGACATTCGGCATCTTCCTGATGCTGCTGCAATCCATTTCCACCTTCTTCAAGAACGTGGCTGAAGCGCGTGGGAAGCCGCTGACATGA
- a CDS encoding N-formylglutamate amidohydrolase codes for MGNERSSEQAVRVTNPGGQSPYVFTCDHASNYMPAEIGTLGLSQDDFQRHIAWDPGALAVATVMANALDATLIETCMSRLVIDCNRPLDAHNLIPATSETTTIPGNAGLTPDQRQARVDLAWRPFHNTIAATIEERLAAGRETRLVSVHSYTPVYFGEKRPWHIGIIHDEDERISAPLLRALNSVAGIRVGANEPYSPADLVYFTLEHHARARGLACAMIEIRNDEIADAAGQRKWAELLGSLLANIHVGGNTGGDKGGVNA; via the coding sequence ATGGGGAACGAGCGTTCATCAGAGCAGGCTGTCAGGGTTACGAATCCGGGAGGGCAAAGCCCTTATGTGTTCACCTGCGACCATGCATCCAACTACATGCCGGCCGAAATCGGAACGCTTGGCCTGTCGCAGGATGATTTTCAGCGTCACATAGCCTGGGACCCCGGCGCTTTGGCGGTCGCGACCGTGATGGCGAATGCGCTCGATGCCACGCTGATCGAAACCTGCATGTCGCGTCTGGTGATCGACTGCAACCGCCCGCTCGATGCGCACAATCTGATCCCGGCAACCAGCGAAACCACGACCATACCCGGCAATGCCGGCCTGACGCCCGATCAAAGGCAGGCGCGCGTCGATCTTGCGTGGAGGCCGTTTCACAACACGATCGCCGCCACCATCGAGGAGCGGCTGGCCGCGGGACGCGAGACGCGGCTGGTATCCGTCCATTCCTACACGCCGGTCTATTTCGGAGAAAAGCGGCCCTGGCACATCGGAATCATCCACGATGAGGACGAGCGCATTTCAGCGCCATTGCTGCGCGCGCTGAATTCCGTGGCCGGCATCAGGGTGGGGGCGAATGAGCCCTATTCACCCGCTGATCTGGTTTATTTCACGCTGGAGCATCACGCCCGCGCGCGTGGGCTTGCCTGCGCGATGATCGAAATCCGCAATGACGAGATCGCCGACGCGGCCGGCCAGCGCAAATGGGCGGAACTGCTCGGCTCGCTGCTCGCCAACATCCATGTCGGCGGCAACACTGGGGGAGACAAGGGAGGCGTCAATGCCTGA
- a CDS encoding MurR/RpiR family transcriptional regulator produces MNSSIAELITERIDDMPAGERRAAQTLIANYPLLGLKTVADFSQQAGVSSPTILRFVARLGFHNYAEFQATLQDELAAQLQSPASRTYAPSSRGKGAVSPMLEATLDNLRETFRHISDRQLEDIAACLAEKRGHLFLIGGRFTDPLARYTAAHLAIIRPNVFHLAGQESMWRDRLIDMGKQDIVLIFDIRRYQDSLLRFAEKAHQRGVAIVLVTDQWLSPISRFAKYVVAGRTAMPSAWDSSASLFVIAESLIDAVTRRLETEGARRIREMEGLR; encoded by the coding sequence ATGAACTCCAGCATCGCCGAGCTTATCACGGAGCGCATCGATGACATGCCGGCCGGCGAACGGCGGGCAGCACAGACGCTGATCGCCAACTATCCGCTGCTGGGTCTGAAGACGGTGGCGGACTTCTCGCAGCAGGCCGGAGTGTCGTCCCCCACCATCCTGCGCTTCGTCGCCCGGCTGGGGTTTCACAACTACGCCGAGTTTCAGGCCACGCTTCAGGACGAGCTTGCCGCGCAGCTGCAATCGCCCGCCTCGCGCACCTATGCGCCGAGCAGCCGCGGCAAGGGCGCGGTCTCGCCGATGCTGGAGGCAACCCTCGACAATCTGCGTGAGACATTCCGTCATATTTCCGACCGCCAGCTTGAGGATATCGCCGCCTGTCTGGCGGAAAAGCGCGGGCATCTGTTTTTGATTGGCGGCCGCTTTACCGATCCGCTGGCCCGTTACACGGCTGCCCATCTGGCCATCATCCGCCCGAACGTCTTTCATCTGGCGGGGCAGGAAAGCATGTGGCGCGACCGGCTCATCGACATGGGCAAGCAGGATATCGTGCTGATCTTCGACATCCGCCGCTATCAGGACAGCCTGCTGCGTTTCGCCGAAAAAGCGCACCAGCGCGGCGTTGCCATCGTGCTCGTCACCGATCAGTGGCTGTCGCCCATATCGCGCTTCGCCAAATATGTGGTGGCAGGCCGCACCGCCATGCCTTCGGCCTGGGATTCCTCGGCTTCGCTTTTCGTCATAGCGGAATCGCTGATCGACGCCGTCACAAGACGCCTTGAAACGGAAGGCGCCAGACGTATCCGCGAGATGGAAGGCCTGCGCTGA
- a CDS encoding efflux RND transporter periplasmic adaptor subunit: MAAWKQILFSIAILAAIAVGGYMFMPASTDTLARLGIGTAENPATRTGSIATGEQGEGPRSVSVVAATATTATINDRLNAIGTGRAKATVAVTPYGSGRLTELLVVSGSRVEAGQVIARLDSATEEIAVERAKVVHEDAVAKVARIRQLRSSNAATQVQLTDAELALRNAELSLHDAEVALDRRSVTSPISGVVGILPIEAGNYVTSQTSIATIDDRSSILVDFHVPERFASMIEIGAPIRATPLANPDREYAGTVSAIDNRIDEKSRTLWVQATIANPSDSLRAGMSFQINMSFPGESYPAVSPLAVQWGSEGAFIWTVDDGKAKRVPVRIVQRNTENVLIDAPIAAGTVVVIEGVQSVRDGGGVRIAGDTARSVDADG, translated from the coding sequence ATGGCAGCCTGGAAGCAGATCCTGTTCTCAATAGCGATTCTCGCTGCAATCGCAGTTGGGGGCTATATGTTCATGCCTGCCTCGACCGACACTCTGGCCCGTCTCGGCATCGGCACGGCAGAAAACCCTGCCACCCGCACCGGCTCCATCGCGACCGGCGAACAGGGTGAAGGCCCGCGCAGCGTTTCGGTCGTCGCGGCCACCGCCACCACCGCGACAATCAACGACAGGCTCAACGCCATCGGCACCGGCCGCGCCAAAGCCACGGTGGCCGTGACACCCTATGGCTCCGGCCGCCTGACTGAACTTCTGGTCGTCTCGGGCTCGCGCGTGGAAGCCGGACAGGTCATTGCCAGACTGGATTCCGCCACCGAGGAAATCGCCGTCGAGCGCGCGAAAGTCGTTCACGAGGATGCCGTTGCCAAGGTTGCGCGCATCCGTCAGCTCCGTTCGTCCAACGCCGCCACGCAGGTTCAGCTCACGGATGCAGAACTTGCGCTGCGCAACGCCGAACTGAGCCTGCACGACGCTGAAGTGGCGCTGGACCGCCGCTCCGTCACGTCGCCCATTTCCGGCGTCGTCGGCATTCTGCCGATCGAGGCCGGCAACTATGTCACCAGCCAGACGTCGATCGCCACCATCGACGACCGCTCCTCGATTCTTGTCGATTTTCACGTCCCTGAACGTTTCGCATCGATGATCGAGATCGGCGCTCCGATCAGGGCGACGCCGCTTGCCAATCCCGACCGGGAATATGCGGGCACGGTCAGCGCCATCGACAATCGCATTGACGAGAAAAGCCGCACGCTCTGGGTGCAGGCAACGATCGCCAATCCCTCGGATTCTTTGCGTGCCGGCATGTCGTTCCAGATCAACATGTCGTTCCCCGGCGAATCCTACCCGGCGGTCAGCCCGCTTGCCGTGCAGTGGGGCTCGGAAGGCGCATTCATCTGGACCGTGGATGACGGCAAGGCAAAGCGCGTGCCCGTGCGCATCGTTCAGCGCAATACCGAAAATGTGCTGATCGACGCACCGATCGCTGCTGGCACTGTCGTCGTTATCGAAGGCGTGCAGAGCGTGCGTGATGGCGGCGGCGTGCGCATCGCTGGCGACACGGCCCGAAGCGTGGATGCGGACGGCTGA